The genomic window CCACCAACACATAGTTACATTTACATCCTCTGTGTGCAATCTACCAAAAAAAGGTAAACACAAAGCGTTGGTCCTCTGTGACATTCACTCATTGTAGAGTAGTTTTCTTTGGCTACaaacaccacacaaacacacaacagctgGGAGCAGAGACCTGAGTCTGATCGAGCTGTCGTACCGGACTTATCCTGGCCACCGGTGATTTCGATGGCacggctctctctctctctctctctgttgggGGGCTGCTCTCCCGTCTCGCTCCAGCTGCGCTCTCTCTAAACATCACTGTGTCAGCTGAATTAAACAGTCAGGGTCAGACGGGACACGCTCGCCAAACGCTCGTGTCTTCAAGGAAACGAGCTTTTCTTAGACAAATGTGCAACGTCACCTGGAACACATCTAGTACATCTGTAGACTCACATCGGGCTCAATTCTTTCATAACTCATATCGAATGATGCTGGCaaaacagtacagtgtgtgaGCAAAGTCTTGTATGTTCCAAATGGATTCTTTTTCCAACTGAACCGTCTAAACAGCTCTATCTCTTACACCTGCTGACTCGGATACATCATTGAACTATTATGTAGCTAAACTGTAACTACACTACATCAAGCTCTTCCAGACAGCCACAGGAGTTGACTGAGATGGATGGTCACCAGTGTGCTAAGCCAGCGGTTGGCATGTTTAATTCTGTGAGCTAGCAAAATttcaagttttatttcattatggAGCTGGTGTCAAATGTTGCTGTTGGGCAGTTGCTTATTCCTAAAtcgtgaaaaaaaagaaaagaagattaaGGCTACAACAGTGTCCCAATTGCCACAATCTTAATAGTGTCTTGTCCTCTCAGGCTCATCGTTCTGGTGAAAGGTCCTTTGCTGGTGCCGTGCTGGAAGCAGATGCTTTACAGTGCTTGACCGGTTGTGCTTTTGaacatctctttctctctctctctctctctttttctttttcaatctaCTTTTCCTGCCTTCCCCCCTTCACCCTCAGGAGGATGCGGTGCCGGCTCTCATGATCCTGAAGAGGGTGTTGACGTTATTGCTCTTGATGGCGTCTCTACAGGCGGAGATCACTTGGTTCTTGGGCTTACccactgaagagaaaaaaggagtgGGGACATTCAGATTATGGCATGTTAAGAGAAACAGCACTGAATATTCATAATGTGCACAAAAGCTTTGGAGCACCCCCTTCTCCCCTCTCAAAAACATGGAGCCAAGAGTCCAATCATGCAAACACTAGACAGAGCAAACACATCTGAATCCAGGatgtaaataacacacacacacaagtacaaatGGTCTCAGACAGGCACATCCTTTCTctcctacacacaaacacacagaggcctACCTCGCAGTCTACCAGCCCGCTGTATAGCCTGGTTAACAGACTTGAGGCAGGCCAGCAGGGCATTGTGGTTATTAGAGCGAATCTTATACTCGTTGATGAGATCCCTGTTTAAATCGTACAGCTCTCTGTAGCGCTTCTTCATATTCATCCTACagaagacagaaggagagaaaattaGAGAGGAAACATGGTGAAAAAAGGGTGAAAAAGGAGATAAACGGTGGAGATAAAAACACAAGGGTGAGTTTGTTCCTCCGTTTGGTcctgtggttaaaaaaaaaaaaaaaaaaagacaaactacaAGCATTCATTAGACTGTTTTCACAGCAAACATCTGGACTTGTTATAGGCTTTTCCATTAACTAAGACACAGACATGCCTTTAAGGAAACATTCACACTGCTAGAGAGCTGAATGGAACGCAGCCATCTGAAATTTTATTATATACACAAGTGCTCTTTCTACTCTGACGTGTCAAATATATCTGCTTAAAAAGCTCTATAGCAGAAAGTTGAAGGTATTGTCCACATTTACCTGTAGTCACACACAATGTTAATGAATGAGTCCAGttcattgtattgtattgtacattGGTGTTTGTATGTCGTGGTAACTCACATGTCACCCATAAGGCGAGAATCCTCAGCTTGCACCAGCATGTTCCTAATGTAGTTAGAGTGGTCGGCCATCGCTGCAGTTAACTTCTGATGGACGGAGTGGAACTCATCCACCTAGAGTACAGATATTCAAGACCTGATATTAAAGGCAGCACAGATTACAGACTAAACAGAACTCAGTTTGTTAGCAGACGTAGCACTCTCTCTTAACTGTTTGttcaaattcaattcaaactcAATTTAGAGTTAATTTCTTGCAGTCATATCAGTCATTGTATAGCAGATACACTTGGATTTAATAAACAGCATAAAATGTTGAGGTTTCAGTCAGATTGAAGCCAAACCTCTGTGAGTGTGGTGTGCAGCTCCTCAAAGTAGCTGGGGAAATCTGCATCTGCTGACAGGTCTTCTATTGCCAGGAAGGAGGCCAGTGATTGGACCAGGTCTCCTGCCAGGTCAATATCGTCGGTTCTCAGGGTGATCTGATTGGACAAATTCAAATCAGTTTATTAAGTGAGTTTTAGTCGATTTAATTGTCAACATAAGTTTGTGGAAATTAATATCATTGCATTTTTAACTTTTGACAAGgtgaattaaaaatgatttacgCAGCCAAACAAAACTGACATCATTTTTGTAAGTGTGTAATGAtgaatgtatataaaaataaatgattcacacataaaaaaatgtaataattactTCACCAATTTTACTTGTAATGTACATTCAAACTTCTCActtcatgtgtgtttatgttgagCCTTGTTAGGACCTGGTTAGATTAAATCTGATTGtgacaaagtgtaaaaatagcTTGTGTGTATcatcaaaaacacatcatcttGAATCTATGTTTtgtgtggttgttgttttgtgtgtctgtgtgtacctGTCCATTGCTTGCCATGCTGATGGACAACAGTCCCCCTCCCCTTAGTGAATTAAAAGTGACTTCAGGACTGTCTACTCCCTCTGGAAGCAGGAAGTTCTGATTTAACCACATCACCACCTGCACACACATGAGGAGACAAGATTCAAATGAATAAACATGTCTGTATTATACTGTGGGATTGTACAGAATAGTGTTGCCATGATGCCAAAAATTTGACTTTGATACGGTATTTTTCTAAATTTCTTGATACCGATACTGAAACGCCGTGCAACACTAACACAGAAGCAGGACTTATACACTCCAGACAACATACCCGCTGTGGCCGGTCGTTGATACTGAAAGTGACCCTTCCAGTGGGCTGAGCAGCTGAGGAGTCAACCGCGACGTCATACATGGAGAAACGAGGGAGCTGACGATTGATTTCAAACACATGGAACTGGGTGCTGGAGTGGACGAAAAAAAGGGGTGAGGTGTAAGGAGAAGAGTGCAAACAGTTCATTGAATGCACTCAAATGATTTAACTATAATGGTACGACAGCACTGACACTgccgcactcacacacacaccctaccTAGTTTTCCCACCAACGAAGGTTTTGATGTGCAGATCTACTGGTATGTCTTTTGGGGGGACGATGGGGACTCGTACACAGCCCGACAGGTTTTGGGCGCTGGGGTGGACGACATGGCTCTCACCTTCAAATATTCCCTCTGCGAAGATGAGCACTGCGCGGATAATGGTTTCTGGAGAAGATAAAGACTTATTAATATTTACTCAATCCTCAGTCCTCGACATGTTGGACATCGTAAGCTGAAGTAATAAAAGCTTATACCATTTGGTGTGGAGATGCTGAGCTCTACATGAGCCTTCTGGGCCTCCGTTGCAGGTCTCACTGACAGTGCTGTCTGAAGCTGAGTGTTGGCAGGAATCACACCCATGCCACTGTTTGTCTCTGACACGCCCTGAAACAAGGGGAcagtttttttcagatgttCACATGACTGATGTTAATTATGAATCCTGTGTTTATCTGTATGAAGTGCTACCATATGTGACACAAATAGGGTTATGGCCAAAAAATTGGGGAATCAGCCACAATATAATTATAACTAGAAATGTACATCAGTCAATATGATTATTCTTAAGTGAAATATAGAAGAAAagcaattttattttatgtatgtagCCTAATATCACAAATTTACCTTGAGGGGCTTTACAATCTATACAGCATAGGATTCTTAGATTGTTAGGACTTAAAAGCCTAAAGTCACACTGGCTTCTCTTTGAGACTATGACGTTTAATACACActttagaaaacaaaacagcaagtTTGGATGAAAGATGGAGGACCTGTGAGATGGTACTGGCTTCCTGGCTTGTTATAATAGGGCAAACTTGTAATACTGCAATCATTTTTCAAGAACCAAAAGATAAAATGGATATATTCACATTGTACATCCAAGGATGAAGTCTTTTTGAATCTATTTTTGAGTGCATTGTGTAGGATGTGAATTAATGAGAGAAATAAGCGTACTTTGGCATTCTCTTCATAGTTACGTAGCTCCAGCAGCAGATTCTGTTTGTGGTGGCTGAGCTCTCTGATGAGGTCCTGTTCAGCACTGGAGTCCATGAGGTTTCCTTTGAGATCCTTACTGGCTGGCAGGTAACCACGGACTACAAAACGCACACAGTGACAACACTGATGACATCCTATTCCAAGGCTGAGTCACGTTTGCATGCTAAGCTAAATAGCAGTATAAGTGTCAGTGAGGGATATTTCAGTACCACagtgactactactactaatttGGTTtaactgaccctttaaaaacCACATAGGGAAATGAatgaacatacacatacataaactTTCCTTTATCTTACAATTATGTAACTCTTAACTGTTTGGCAGTAAGTGATGTATTAGTGATGACAGGACAGTATCTAACAGTATAGCAATACATTAAAGTGTTTTCCAAAGCATCAGTGACATAGATGTATAAAAGCATGTATccaaccacacacacgcactaacACATACCTTCTCCCTCTATGGAGGTGCAGATGAGCTGTTTCTGTCCATCCAACCTGTAGTCTCCCTCCACCACTCCGGCCACAGAAGAGGAGAAGTTGTCTTTGAAAATGACCTCACCTGTGCGGTCACTGCGAGCATCGATCTGGAACAACAGGAGGATGTGATTAAAGGATAAAACACTGGCTACAGAGAGCGTAGAGATGAATAAATTATTGTGTAGAAAAATCTAATGAAAGATCGCATTCTTTCAAGTGTGAGAGAATATTTCTagatagctcagctgtgtgctGACCTTTCCATTGGACCAGCCAGTGATGAGCTCATCAACACCATCAGCATCCAGGTCAAAGGCATGGATGCTCATCGCATGATTTTTAGACTAaatgggaagagagaggagatgaagaaaacattatcaatatttgAGGTGTGGGTGTAGGTGTGTAAAATGAGCCTTTAAGATTGATGAGTTGATCAGTTGATAGCATGCTGGTACCTTGATCCTCCAGGATCGTGCAGTGCGGTCATAGACTCCCACAGTGCCATTAGCCAGGGCGTATCCAAACCTGCTGCCATTCATATGGCACAGTGATGTCACCGTCTGTATAAAGAAGAACCCAggggaaaaatgtcaaaaaagtgtTACTCTCCTCCAGCGCAGCACTGGACAGATGTGAGAGAATCTATGTCGAATGATGATTCCAAATATCGTTACGTGAAAGCAAAGCATTTTCAAAAAGCATGCCACAGTCCATCCATTTACCTCATTTTCAGTTATCTCAGACACAAGCTCATCCTCTTTGAATACCCTGATGTCAAAGTCTTCAGATCCTACCAGGAG from Scomber scombrus chromosome 6, fScoSco1.1, whole genome shotgun sequence includes these protein-coding regions:
- the bbs2 gene encoding Bardet-Biedl syndrome 2 protein homolog, with translation MLVPIFTLKLNHKINPRMVTVGKFDGVHPCLTAATQAGKVFIHNPHARGQRPAAHRLSQSTQDSDISLLNINQAVTCLTAGTLGANTTGDTLLVGSQTNLLAYDVHDNADIFYREVSDGANAIVLGKLGDIPNPLAIIGGNCALQGFDSEGNDHFWTVTGDNVRSLVLCDFTGDGKNELLVGSEDFDIRVFKEDELVSEITENETVTSLCHMNGSRFGYALANGTVGVYDRTARSWRIKSKNHAMSIHAFDLDADGVDELITGWSNGKIDARSDRTGEVIFKDNFSSSVAGVVEGDYRLDGQKQLICTSIEGEVRGYLPASKDLKGNLMDSSAEQDLIRELSHHKQNLLLELRNYEENAKGVSETNSGMGVIPANTQLQTALSVRPATEAQKAHVELSISTPNETIIRAVLIFAEGIFEGESHVVHPSAQNLSGCVRVPIVPPKDIPVDLHIKTFVGGKTSTQFHVFEINRQLPRFSMYDVAVDSSAAQPTGRVTFSINDRPQRVVMWLNQNFLLPEGVDSPEVTFNSLRGGGLLSISMASNGQITLRTDDIDLAGDLVQSLASFLAIEDLSADADFPSYFEELHTTLTEVDEFHSVHQKLTAAMADHSNYIRNMLVQAEDSRLMGDMMNMKKRYRELYDLNRDLINEYKIRSNNHNALLACLKSVNQAIQRAGRLRVGKPKNQVISACRDAIKSNNVNTLFRIMRAGTASS